From the Ciconia boyciana chromosome 6, ASM3463844v1, whole genome shotgun sequence genome, the window AAGATGGATGTGGTGCAACAGCAGCAGGACTGAACATCAAAAGGACGGACCTGCTGTCTGTGGTATACGCATTTCAGAATAGTTTCCTCTGGATTAAATTTATTCTGGTCCAGGGATTTGAACACCTTCTGGAGGTGGAAGTGCATTAGGGGCCCCCCTCAAGCCCATTTTTAGTTTAGTTTCATCCAGAAGCAGCCCAGCTCGTGCAGCCTGACCCCAGCCTGCGATGTGAATGAAAACACGCCGAGGGGAGAAAGCTGGGAGATCTTCAGACTTAAACTCTTTAAACTGCACTCTTTGTCTGaacaaaaactagaaaaatagaaacacacCTTTATTGATCACAAATGGAGACAACCCTGACTTAATCACTCAACttttatttatctgaatttgAAAGAGATTAATCTACTTCGGTCCACCTAATCCCTCCTCCCAACAgtcttaataataaaaagagctttattggttttttttcctttcagtgagaCTAAAactttataaaggaaaaaaagatactttaatAACTAAGAAACCGCTTCAccttttttgcatgttttcctaCAAGTGGTGCTGGAAACTTTTGCTTAAGTTGCAGGAAAGGAGCAAGATACAGTGAAATTCCCCCGGCCATCCACGTTTGGTTGCCCTCATGTAGAAATCTGGTGCCATTTGCTCTGTCCTGAGGTGCTAAGGACATTGGCACGCACTTGGCACGTATGTCGTGCAACCTTCAGAAGAGTTGGGCCATTCTGGAGCGACATCTGAAAGCTCAGAGGGAGACCCAGGGCATCTCCAGGGTGTTAACAGTCTACGTTCAGGCAACTGAACTCAATCCCAGATGCCTCTGTGCTTCTTGACATTGGTTCTTCCAGTCTGACCCACCCTGTCCACACCGGTGTGAACGTTTCACTGGGAAAATAGCCTAGGGCTATGAAAAGTATGTTTATGTGGTGCAATGCAGCATCGTGAAGAAATAACTGGGACACCTCAGGAGCAGAGGCACGTTAATTCATGACACATGGAGCTCCACCATGGAGCTCTACTGGTGTGGCCATAAGTAAGGAATATTTAATCCAGGTACAGCACAGGGTGAAGAAGGTGATGTACAACAATGAGGCTGGCCACTGCTAAGATCCCATTTTATAGCAGATACAAATTATATATGGGGAgaggtgggaaggagaggaggtcTGTCCGCACAGTGACATCTCCTGTCCATCAGGACGCACTTCAGGAGCAAAAGAGCTTATGCTCCTGCATTGCATCCTCTTGCACCTATTGTGAAAAgcaacaaatgaaaacacaaacaagaaaagataGTTACACTTCTTGCTGTATGAATCTTTGGGGACGTAATCcctggttttcttctcttaagAAGTTGTCTCTTCACCAGTCTCTTCAGTGCCTCCTTCACCTCCTGGTTCCTCAGGCTGTAGATGAAGGGGTTCAGCATGGGGATCATCACTGTGTAAAACACAGAGACCAACTTGTCCCTCCCCAGGATGCAggtggagctgggctgggtgtAAATGAAGAGCACGGAGCCGTAGTAGAAGGTGACGGTGGCGAGGTGGACGGCACAGGTGGAGAAGGCTTTGCGCTGCTCCTTGACCGAGTGCATCTTCAGGACGGCAGCCAGGATGGAGGCGTAGGATGCGAGGATGAGCGCGGAGGGGAGGATGACGTTGCAGGTCAAGACGAAATACAGGAGCACCTGGTAGCTGCCTGTCATGTCTCAGGAGAGCTTCACCAGCAGGGGCAGATCGCAGAAGAAGTCATTGATGACATTGGCGTTGCAAAAGCTGAGGGTGAATGTGTGGCTGGTAATGAGGGTGGAGTTGGCAAAGCCGCTGAGGTAGGAGGCAGCCACCAGCCCCGTGCACAGCTTCTTGGACACGTTAGCAGCGTAGGGCAGTGGGTTGGAGATGGCCACGTACCGGTTGTAGGCCATCGCCACCAGCAGGTAGCACTCTGTGTAGGCCAAGCCACTGGAGACAAAGAACAGAGCAGCACACCCAGTGAAGGAGAAGATGCTCTGGTCCTCGGAGATGCAGTTCAGCAGGATCTTGGGGGTGTAGAGGGAGGAATACCAGAGATCCAGGAAGGACAAGTTCCCAATGAAGAAGTACATTGGGGTATGGAGCCATGAGCTACGGTGTATCACCATGATGAGGGTGATGTTGCTCATGAGGGTGGTGACGTAGGCTAAGGTGAACACCACGAACAAGAGAAGCTGCAGCTTCGGGTCAGTGGTGAACCCCAGGACGATGGAGCTGGTGACCGAACTGTGGTTCCTCTCTCCCATGGACAGGGGAAAGGGACTGACCTGGAGACACAGATCACGGTGGTTATTTGATATTTGCAGTGTGGGGTCTGGGGCCACCGGGTAAGAGAAGGGCTTCCGTGTTGCTGGCATCGCTCTCTATAACAAAACACagctccacacacacacacaaaagaaaaaaagcagcgTGAATTTCGTATTGAGAAGGGCTGCACTGTTATGATTTTGGTTGTGCTATTTTATGTCAAATAAAGGCTTGGCGTTTGCATCACTTTGAAAGCTGCATTTGCCGTTAACATGCGTACACACACTGTACACGGTGCTATGCATATGGGTATGCACGCAACCAGTTTCTATATATTGCATATAATGCATTAAattcttaataaaatatatacaggAACCAGGATATGAAAAGATGGGTGGGTATATACATGTACGTATGTATACAAGTCTCTCTGTAGGTATTTGCTGACTGTGCATTCCCTGACTTTTGTGAACGTGAAATCTCAGTCTCAGTGATGCATTAAATTACTCGTACATTGAGATTCCTTAATTTGAAGTACATACGGAGAAACTGGAGATGCACATTGAAGACAAATGCACGTAGATTCGCCATCTGGTATGAACCAACACAGTTTCATTAGATTCGTTTTCATGAGTCATACCAGTAAAGGCACTGCCTCATTAAGTTATCTGTTTTGCATGATCAACCATTAAATGGTTGGATCTATGCCCTAAAAGTCATAATTACGAATGTGTGTATCTGGGAAGACCTCTATTTTTAGGCACATTCCTGAAAGCAGCAGTCATTCAGCGTGTGCGTGTGTTTGCACACCCGAGCACAGGCACACTTGCATCTACAGAAGTTGGAATTCATCTCACCTGACATCGTCAGTCTAAAAACTAATTATTTAAGCTCTTTCATAGCCATTGAAAGTGACAGACTCTTCCACAGGGAGACCAGAACATGAGCTGTGTCCTGCTGCTTCCTTGCAACTTTCCCCGTGCTCCGACCGGGTTTGTGAAGATCCTCTTCAGGTGCccctggtgctggctgcttcTCAGAGGTGCTGCAGTGGGCTTGATTATTTTCTCATCTGGCCTCGTATGTTGATTCTAACGTTTGTCATCAGGTAAAACAAAGGATGGACAGAGAGATGaggagacaaagaaaagaagaacgAATCCCCTTGACGATTTATCTTCTTGGCTATCCGTGACACCATATCCCTTGTTGGCCATTTTTGCCCAGAAATACTTATGGTCTTGTCCAGCAAGCGCTGATGGGATCACAAGTTTAAAGATCGCAAGAACGAAAGCGCGATGACGCTGTCTGTGTGACATCCCCACACCAGCTCATCTCACAGGGCAGAGCAAGCAGGTATGTCCTCGCCTGTCCCAGCACTGCCCGTGGCATGTGGCTAGGGATATTTATCCATTGCGTTTCCTTAAGGACCCGGTCCCTGAAGTATGTAGTTCAGCTATTCACTATGGTCTTTGCACCAAACAACATGTTGCCGCACAGTTGTGCATCCCCCAGAGATCGAAGTTACTCCCTGCACCCCAGAAAGAGAATTTTCAGAGCTTTCATGGCTCTCCATGTTATACgttaattattttcatcacTATAGCTGCAGAACAAAGATGCAACCTCAAGAACATCCAAGTTATTTGCATTTAGTTGATTATATCTTTTTACCAGTCTGAACCTGGAAGGGAACAAGAACTCTTCCTAGGAGTCTCTCCAGAGCATCCTTCACCTCCGTGTTCCTCAGGCTGTGGATCAGGGGGCTCAGCATGGGGATCACCAGGATGTAGACAATAGACACCACTTAGTCCTGGTCCAGGGAGCAACTTGAACTCTGCAGTCAATGGGGAGAAGTGGGAACTTTTATGCAATATTCAGATAAGGTATTTAGGATGTTTATTTTGGAGCAAGACAAATTGCTTCCTAGAGTACCTGGCAATAGGGTGGAGAATGGTCAGACAAAGAAGTCTACACCTGCAGATGACAACAGTCAGCTAAATCATCCTCAGACTCAACAGCTGGTATGCTAAATAAAAGCACTGAGGTAGCTATAAACgatctgcaaaaaaaacccaacccaccaCTACAACCCCATAattagcttttcatttctcaaaaaatgttgtttccaatttcattttggtatttctttctGGAGTCCTACAGGCTGGGATGCACAATGAGAAATCCCACGCCAAGCCGGGGGACTGGCTGTAGTGACGAGCACCGGGCTGCGCACCATGTGCTAACGCCACTGAACGATTCATTTCATgcctcacctttttttttttccctttgagcGATTCAGTGCTCATCAAGCCAGTGTTGAAATTGTATAGATTTTGCTGGAATGAAATTAAACTTCAAGCACAGCTTACGTGCATATTTGGAGGGAGCTGCACACTGCTGTTAACCCACGCAGACCCGCGGGCTTCCAGAGGTGAAAGATCTGCCCCAGCCAAGCGTAGAGTCCACTTATGAGTTTGGGTGTCTTCTCTCATTCTCTGGACAAATTTTTGGGAGCTAGAGACCAAAAGCTGCCAGCTATCTTAGGGAAAGAAGCCACACAGACTctcaactgcttttttttttggtaggttttgctttctgcattcctttaaattaaaattcattagaGGATTTTTGGCATTGTTGCACACTTGAGCACAGATTGTGTTTTTTATCTATTTCCTGAGTGACTAAGAGTCAATGAACAGAATAAGGATAGCGAGTAAAAACAATAGCACAGACACAATCTGGCAGACTTCATAATATTTCAAGCTGATGATACTTTTCCTACTTTTGAAACTACCTTAGACACCTgccagaaaatgctgtttctgtccCCCTAGACACAAATTCTGCTGAAAAGCTGGGCACCCGGTGGCATTTAGGTAAGCTGTGAATATGGGATCAGGTAGGTCTTTGGTGAGTTCGCTGACAGATAAAGGCAGAGGGACTTCAGAAAGGGAAATTACCAGTTGGTCGTGTTCAACCGGTCCTAAGTGCTGCCCATATCCCAGAGGGATGCAATGGCTGGAGTGGCTGTACACAGGTTTTTGGCACCAAAcctcattaggaaaaaataatcttgaagaaaaaagtccGTCATGGAAGTTAATAGAGGACCTACTTGTGAGAAAAGTTATCATAACgttttgaaaataattggtGCCTTTctttatatattcatatatttcatGAGATTAAGGCATCCCTCTTAGCCATGGGGCCATCGACAGTAGTTGTGAAGTGATGGTGGTGTGAGAGGTTATCACCAGGCAGTCTGAGTATGTGCAGTTTGTCTGAGGGGGTTTATAACACCCCTGAATTCTCACTGTCAAAACAAATACACATATGAACAGACAATACCATTCCCGCTAATAATGTCAGGAAAAAGTGgtctctgaaatgcagctgtcGGAGGTTCTGAAAGTAGCAACCTACTCAAACAAACTAACGCAGAGAGACCACCAGCTCTGTAAACTAACTCTCGTGGAGAAAGTGGATAGGAAAGTGTTTTGTGAATCCATCCATCACGACCACACTATTGTAGATAATGCATGTCACAGCACTTGGACCCAGTGGACAGATCTTGGTGAAAAGAATTTTGTTTAGGTAAGACTGCAGTTCTGGTATTGATTTGAGTTTAGGTGATTGCTATTGCCTTGCTCTTCTCATCAATGCTCatagcaaaagtaaaaaaaaaaaagatagcatgAAAAAACTTAGTGAGGGGACAATTACTGTCTCATCAAAGCCAGCACAGGCAAAGATCAACATTTGGGGTGGGGTTTGGAGCAAGAGGGTGCTAACAAGGGGAGACCATGACAGCAGAAATGGTTGCAAGAAATATCTTTGCATTGCCGAAATCCAGCTTAAGTGGCACAAGGAAAGTCAGATAATAACCAGGGGTGACTGCGGAAAAAAGCTGGGATTTGCTTTTGGTGAATCATGTAGATGTTCGTGTTTCATCcactccctctcctcagcatgggaggggggggaagacaTCTTAAATCCAGATACTCAAAGCAAATTGTTCCTGGGCTTCATTAGTGAGCTTGGAGATGAAGAAATGTATATTCCAGGTGGATTTTGCCATTGTCAAGCTTCTATTCTCCATGGACTGAAATGTCTCCAAGGTCACAGGAATGAGTATAAATACCACTTGAACACTAAAAAGTACAGAGGGGCCTtgtctgccctctggaaggTGCAGCAACAAGTCATCCTCAGTGCAGCTTTTAAGGAAAGAGTTCTAAAGAACACTCTCAACATTTGTTTGAAGATGAATTATGGCCTCGGTCATATCGTCTGGAAGAGCAGCCAAACTCATCCCAGTCACTGAAGGAGCTGCATGGACCTGCACTGAAGATCTGAGTTTTGTTGGAGTCATGTCCAAGGTAAGGGCATCTTCTCTTCTGGCCAGTCTTCAGCCCTGAACCTGCTCTGAAGTGGTGGGACATGAAGGGACATCATGGGGCTAAAGTAAGCACCCCTTGCTTTTTGTCTGATGGACTTGAAGGTGATGAggtagaggaaagaaaggacCAGAGATGTAAGATATCTTGTTTATAGCAACGAGACTGAGAACAGCAGAAGGAATCCTACATGGGAGGAGGACTCTTCTGCTTTAAAGTTTAGGTGACATAAAGCAAGGAGACATGTAGGTGTTTGGTCTTTTCATAGGTGCCACTGTAATGGCAAGGGATGGCCCTGGTGGCCAAGGCAAGCGGGTGCTCAATGCCCACAGCACAGGCTGTATTAtggcctctccctgccctgctcagctCCTCCTGTGTTTGCTTGTATGGCCTTGGCTCTACATCCAAGTTAGTTTCCTCGTCACCACTGTGCCACCATGTATTTCCTTTGCTATAGGGTTGTCAAGACTGCGTAGACTGAAAACCGTGTCTTCGTatcagttttgaaagaaaaatgcacgcttttgctctcttttgttttgcaaaatcaaCAAGAAAAGTAATTCTCCAATTTCTGCAAGTTGAACTGTTccatgttgttttatttttagaaaaaccAATTCTTTTCAAAACGTACCTGTCATTtactaaggaaaaaacaaagagcattaaacatcttaatttaaaaaaaaggttattacTACGAAATGCCCAGTGTATTGACCTTCCCCCTGTGTTAAATTTCCCCGGGAAGGCACAGATAGGAAGCTGCATAGGAGATGAAATGCTGAGCTAAACCCAGGTGGGCATTCTCACTGTTGAGCTTGACAAGTAGGTTTTGGTTTTAGGATCCTTTCAAAGCCTCTGGATGGAGGCTTGGCTCTTGCGAGGGTGATCCAGAGTCCAGCTAACATTTCATGACCCTCTGGTAGGAAGGGCTCTGCCTTCCTTCGGTGACACTGAGGAAGCTGAGGGTCTTGCTGAGCTGCCCAAATCACTGTCTATCACTTTACCTATCTCCCGCAGGTTGAATGCATTACAGAGAATGACACCTGTCAATCACACTGATGTGCACGAGTTCGTTCTCTTGGGGCTGACCGCCTGCCCAGATCTCCAGGTCCCCCTTTTCTTGGCTTTCCTGGCGATGTACATGATGACCCTCTTGGGGAACTTTGGGATAATTATATTAATCAGGACCGATCTTCACCTTCACACCCCCATGTACTATTTCCTCAGCCACTTGGCTTTTGTCGATGTCTGCTATTCTTCCGTCATCCTCCCCAAAATGCTGGTGCTTATCTTGGTGGAGGAGAAAACCATCGGCTTCTCAGGGtgtgcagcccagctctgctgcttcatTGTTTTTGGTGTCACCGAGTGCCTCTTGCTGGCCGTGATGGCCTACGACAGGTATGTGGCCATCTGCAAGCCCCTCCTGTACCCCACCATCATGGGTGGATGGACGTGCTGGTGGCTTGTCGCTGGTTCCTACGCCATCGGCGTCTTGCATGCGGTGACGCACACCACTTTCATCTTTACTTTCTCCTTCTGCCACTCCAATGTTATCAACCACTACTTCTGTGACATTGCCCCGCTCTTAGTTCTCTCCTGCTCCGACACCCACACCTACCAGGTGGTTGTCCTTGCTCTCGTCAGCATAAACTGTCTCAGCACCATGACCATCATCTTTCTCTCCTATACTTATATCCTCCCCGCTGTCCTGAGGATCCGCTCTCcagaaggcaggagaaaagccTTCTCCACCTGTGCCTCCCACCTGACGGTCATCACCATGTTTTACGGGGCAATCATGTTCATGTACCTGCGCCCCAGCTCCACCTATGCATTGGATGAGAACAAGACCGCCACGCTGTTTTACACCATCATGACCCCCACACTGAACCCCTTGGTCTACAGCCTGAGGAACAGTGAGGTGAAGGCTGCCCTGAGAAGAGCGGTTGGGAGAAGGCAGTGAGTGAAGGAAACTGGTGACCAGGAGTATTTCCTCATTGCTGTTATTGAGAGGGACTCAAAATTGCACTGAAGTCTGTACGAAGGTGTACTGAGGgtaatttctttataatttatCACCCTTAATTATAGGGAGAAGTCAGGTGACTGACACTGACACAGATTAGACATGTAACTTCTGCATAGCTGAAGTTGGGTGAGATGAAGCTCAGCCTCATGCACCATCAATGGTTAATGAGCAGTGAACAGTCCCTCCACACAGCTCGATTCACCCTGTTCATCTCATTTCTCTGTTCAACGACTACAAAGAAAGCCTGGATTGCACTGGACATGGGTTTCCAGACTGCTAAGGAGAACCCAGAAGAGTCAGAAACCTTTTTTCTACGGAGTGTCCCTCTGAAACCCAGTGCCTACAGGGCTGGGTGGGAATGGGATAGACCTGAAGGACTACAGGACATCATATAATCAGTTAATAACTCAATCACACAGTTCTTCACTGTAGTTTCTCAAGCTATTACCTGGGGCTTGGCACTCTAATATGgctttttcaccaaaaaaatggTTTCTGCAAGTGAAGTTGCAGGTTGAGTTGAAGGTGTTTGGTCCTTCCAGATGTCACAGTGAGTGTTGGTGCTCACTTTCCTGGAAACTTCTGGGCAATTCGAGCCTTTGCTGTTCCTAAAGCTGCTTCTCGGATGGTGTGCAAATGTAAATCACTTAATCACACGTTGGGTCAATAACAACCAACCGTTCTTGGATGTTTCACCATTTATTGAACCATTGATGCTGTATTTCCCAGCCCTTCAAAGCCTATTAAGAAATAGACTTTCTGTATAATACACCAAGAAGTTACAGAAAGGGGATTGGTACTGATACCCTGAAGGTCTCTCTGTCATACTATTAAGAAACAAATAACTTCAGgtaaaaaatacaagtaaacaACTTTAAAGTTGAGATAAACAATGTTCTTGCTCAAGTAAATTTTCCACCCCGTCGATATTTTCTCACCCCCCCAAG encodes:
- the OR9G1 gene encoding LOW QUALITY PROTEIN: olfactory receptor 9G1 (The sequence of the model RefSeq protein was modified relative to this genomic sequence to represent the inferred CDS: substituted 1 base at 1 genomic stop codon) produces the protein MGERNHSSVTSSIVLGFTTDPKLQLLLFVVFTLAYVTTLMSNITLIMVIHRSSWLHTPMYFFIGNLSFLDLWYSSLYTPKILLNCISEDQSIFSFTGCAALFFVSSGLAYTECYLLVAMAYNRYVAISNPLPYAANVSKKLCTGLVAASYLSGFANSTLITSHTFTLSFCNANVINDFFCDLPLLVKLSXDMTGSYQVLLYFVLTCNVILPSALILASYASILAAVLKMHSVKEQRKAFSTCAVHLATVTFYYGSVLFIYTQPSSTCILGRDKLVSVFYTVMIPMLNPFIYSLRNQEVKEALKRLVKRQLLKRRKPGITSPKIHTARSNGPTLLKVARHTCQVRANVLSTSGQSKWHQIST
- the LOC140653658 gene encoding olfactory receptor 8U9-like encodes the protein MTPVNHTDVHEFVLLGLTACPDLQVPLFLAFLAMYMMTLLGNFGIIILIRTDLHLHTPMYYFLSHLAFVDVCYSSVILPKMLVLILVEEKTIGFSGCAAQLCCFIVFGVTECLLLAVMAYDRYVAICKPLLYPTIMGGWTCWWLVAGSYAIGVLHAVTHTTFIFTFSFCHSNVINHYFCDIAPLLVLSCSDTHTYQVVVLALVSINCLSTMTIIFLSYTYILPAVLRIRSPEGRRKAFSTCASHLTVITMFYGAIMFMYLRPSSTYALDENKTATLFYTIMTPTLNPLVYSLRNSEVKAALRRAVGRRQ